A part of Biomphalaria glabrata chromosome 3, xgBioGlab47.1, whole genome shotgun sequence genomic DNA contains:
- the LOC106071359 gene encoding saccharopine dehydrogenase-like oxidoreductase yields MNAEGRRFDLVVFGATGFTGQYTVDEVSRVAEEERLSWAVAGRSMEKLQKVLSEASERTGKTLEEIPVIIADVSSPQSLAEMAKQTKVVLNCVGPYRFYGEPVVQACIENGTHHLDISGEPQFLEKMQLLYNKKAAENNVFVIGSVGFDSIPAEIGLEYTRQQFKEGELSNVESFIETKVGPEGAVINTGTFESAVYGVAYRNELGSLRKALYPDPMPKLDYRLPKRSFLFFNDDLKKWCLPFLGSDKSVVYRTIRDGLNSQRLKKPIEFIPYTCCSSLFSAMGIILFGLVFFFLSSFSWGRSFLLKYPHIVSLGFFKKGGPTRKQIESTSFSMTFVGYGYTEDVTDRTGQKPNKTIVTKLMGPEPGYVTTPICMVQSAVTLLKESSNMFHKGGVLTPGAAFSGTNLMERLQKHNITLMTISPDNSQDKKAD; encoded by the exons ATGAATGCAGAAGGACGTAGATTTGACCTGGTTGTTTTTGGTGCAACTGGCTTCACTGGCCAATATACAGTAGATGAAGTATCCAGAGTGGCAGAAGAAGAGAGGTTATCATGGGCTGTTGCAGGAAGGAGTATGGAAAAGTTGCAAAAAGTCTTAAGTGAAGCATCTGAGCGAACTG GCAAAACCTTGGAGGAGATTCCAGTCATTATTGCTGATGTGAGTAGCCCCCAGTCATTAGCTGAGATGGCCAAACAAACTAAGGTTGTTCTGAATTGTGTTGGCCCA TATCGCTTTTATGGTGAGCCAGTTGTGCAGGCCTGCATTGAGAATGGAACACATCATCTTGACATAAGTGGAGAGCCACAG TTTTTAGAAAAGATGCAGCTGTTATACAACAAAAAAGCTGctgaaaataatgtttttgtcATTGGATCAGTTGGCTTTGATAGCATTCCAGCAGAAATTGGACTTGAATACACCAGACAGCAGTTTAAAGAAG GTGAACTTAGTAACGTTGAGAGTTTCATAGAAACTAAAGTGGGACCTGAG GGAGCAGTCATTAACACTGGAACATTCGAATCAGCTGTTTATGGTGTTGCATACAGAAATGAATTGGGCTCCTTAAGAAAAGCTTTGTATCCTGACCCAATGCCCAAATTGGACTATAGACTTCCCAAACG cTCCTTCCTGTTCTTCAATGATGACCTGAAGAAATGGTGCTTACCTTTTCTTGGCAGTGATAAATCTGTTGTCTACAGAACTATCAGAGATGGGCTGAACAGTCAGAGACTTAAGAaacct ATTGAATTTATTCCGTACACTTGTTGTTCAAGTCTTTTCTCAGCAATGGGAATCATCTTGTTTGGACTGGTTTTCTTCTTCCTGTCAAGTTTTTCATGGGGGCGATCTTTTTTGTTGAAG TATCCTCACATTGTATCTTTGGGATTTTTCAAGAAAGGTGGCCCAACCAGAAAACAG ATTGAGAGCACATCTTTTTCCATGACATTTGTTGGGTATGGCTACACTGAAGATGTTACTGACAGAACTGGTCAAAagccaaacaaaacaattgttaCCAAGCTAATGGGACCAG AACCAGGTTATGTGACAACTCCTATCTGTATGGTTCAGTCTGCTGTCACTTTGTTGAAGGAAAGTTCTAATATGTTCCATAA AGGAGGAGTCCTGACCCCTGGAGCAGCTTTCTCTGGCACTAACTTAATGGAGCGACTTCagaaacataacataacattgaTGACTATCTCCCCTGACAACAGTCAGGACAAAAAGGCAGATTAG